The proteins below come from a single Gordonia pseudamarae genomic window:
- the carA gene encoding glutamine-hydrolyzing carbamoyl-phosphate synthase small subunit, giving the protein MSRAVLVLENGQVFTGQSFGAVGQTLGEAVFCTAMTGYQETLTDPSYHRQIVVATAPQIGNTGWNTEDDESHGGKIWVAGYAVRNPTRRVSNWRASTGLADKLVEQGVVGIAGIDTRALVRVLRDHGSMRAGVFSGDALADTDTLLTRVKSQPSMAGADLAGEVSTDTGYVIEPDGPARFTVAALDLGIKTNTPRMFAQRGIRVHVLPSSTSLDVIRELKADGVFLSNGPGDPATADATVDLTKQVLGEGIPLFGICFGNQILGRALGRGTYKMKFGHRGINIPVIDVATGKVSITAQNHGFALDGEAGEEFDTDFGRARISHVCANDNTVEGVELVSGQAFSVQYHPEAAAGPHDAGYLFDKFATLLEGTRA; this is encoded by the coding sequence ATGAGTAGAGCGGTACTGGTTCTGGAGAACGGCCAGGTCTTCACCGGGCAGTCTTTCGGCGCCGTCGGGCAAACACTCGGGGAGGCGGTGTTCTGCACCGCCATGACCGGGTATCAGGAAACCCTCACCGACCCGAGTTATCACCGCCAGATCGTGGTCGCGACCGCACCGCAGATCGGCAACACCGGCTGGAACACCGAGGACGACGAGTCGCACGGCGGCAAGATCTGGGTCGCCGGCTATGCGGTGCGCAACCCCACCCGCCGGGTGTCCAACTGGCGCGCCAGCACCGGCCTGGCGGACAAGCTGGTGGAGCAGGGCGTGGTCGGTATCGCCGGAATCGACACCCGTGCACTGGTCCGGGTGCTGCGCGATCATGGGTCGATGCGGGCAGGGGTGTTCTCCGGTGATGCGCTCGCCGACACCGACACGCTACTGACCCGCGTGAAGTCGCAGCCGTCGATGGCGGGAGCCGATCTGGCCGGGGAGGTATCCACCGACACCGGGTACGTGATCGAACCCGACGGGCCCGCCCGCTTCACCGTCGCGGCTCTCGACCTGGGTATCAAGACCAACACCCCGCGCATGTTCGCCCAACGCGGCATCCGCGTACACGTGCTGCCGTCGTCGACAAGCCTGGACGTGATCAGGGAACTCAAGGCCGACGGGGTGTTCCTGTCCAACGGTCCGGGCGACCCGGCCACCGCCGATGCCACCGTCGATCTGACCAAACAGGTTCTGGGGGAGGGGATTCCGTTGTTCGGGATCTGCTTCGGCAATCAGATCCTGGGCCGGGCGCTGGGCCGGGGCACCTACAAGATGAAGTTCGGCCACCGCGGCATCAACATCCCGGTGATCGACGTGGCCACCGGCAAGGTGTCGATCACCGCCCAAAATCACGGCTTCGCCCTCGACGGGGAGGCGGGCGAGGAGTTCGACACCGACTTCGGCCGGGCCCGCATCAGCCACGTCTGCGCCAATGACAACACCGTCGAAGGCGTGGAATTGGTGTCCGGGCAGGCATTCTCGGTGCAGTACCACCCGGAGGCCGCGGCCGGACCGCACGACGCCGGCTACCTGTTCGACAAATTCGCGACCCTGCTGGAAGGAACGAGGGCCTGA
- a CDS encoding PH-like domain-containing protein, producing MRRAGIRSGAVVPVAVVLVVVLAVVVLHIGPGWSWGKSVVNVVIIGGTLAVLAGLGRVVYMVATGAAIKAREQVEAVGEIPVLPDNPGEPVRGPDSGLYLGTTFAPSWQNKITVGGLSDRSAANITEFTDGIEIARQGADDIWIPRGCVTVVRTESGFGGKVMGDGGVLVVRWVLPGGTEVDSGIRADDKAVYSGWVADFAATESDQ from the coding sequence ATGAGGCGCGCAGGCATCCGGTCGGGCGCGGTGGTGCCGGTCGCGGTGGTGCTGGTGGTTGTCCTGGCGGTTGTGGTGTTGCACATCGGCCCCGGCTGGTCGTGGGGCAAGTCCGTGGTGAACGTGGTGATCATCGGGGGCACGCTCGCCGTACTGGCCGGGCTCGGCCGCGTGGTGTACATGGTGGCCACCGGTGCGGCGATCAAGGCGCGCGAGCAGGTGGAGGCGGTGGGTGAGATCCCGGTTCTGCCGGACAATCCGGGCGAACCGGTACGCGGGCCCGATTCCGGGCTGTATCTGGGCACCACGTTCGCGCCGAGCTGGCAGAACAAGATCACCGTCGGTGGCCTGAGCGACCGTTCGGCGGCCAACATCACCGAGTTCACCGATGGCATCGAGATCGCCCGGCAGGGCGCCGATGACATCTGGATCCCGCGCGGGTGTGTGACGGTGGTCCGCACCGAGAGCGGTTTCGGGGGCAAGGTCATGGGGGACGGCGGAGTGCTCGTGGTCCGGTGGGTGTTGCCCGGCGGAACCGAGGTGGACTCCGGTATCAGAGCTGACGACAAGGCCGTGTACAGCGGCTGGGTCGCCGATTTCGCAGCAACAGAAAGTGATCAATGA
- a CDS encoding thioesterase family protein: MTSAYYALTDTDATLGERFTASTYTTSTWAPTMQNAAPVSGLLVRAIERCAPRQQTRLARVTVDMLGPVPLGDDIWVSARTLRPGRNIELVEAEMRAPDDVGALRPVARATAWRFTTIDTEEIAFAAEPPLRPKEESPQREPFQGWDGTYIASLEWRMLNDTQNSEQGECWVRPLVDLVAGEEMTPAERLLSVADIANGMGSGLPMDRWRFLNTDLVVHMHRPLVGEWVGVRAESLYGSDGIGLSRATLFGEDGPVGGIQQAQLIRRTDV; encoded by the coding sequence ATGACCTCCGCGTACTATGCACTCACCGACACCGACGCCACGCTCGGCGAACGATTCACCGCTTCGACATACACCACGAGCACGTGGGCGCCGACGATGCAGAACGCCGCCCCGGTGTCGGGTCTGCTGGTGCGGGCGATCGAGCGTTGCGCACCGAGGCAGCAGACCCGACTGGCCCGGGTGACCGTGGACATGCTGGGCCCGGTACCGCTCGGCGACGACATCTGGGTGAGCGCGCGGACCCTGCGGCCCGGTCGCAACATCGAACTCGTGGAGGCCGAGATGCGCGCACCCGACGACGTCGGCGCGTTGCGTCCGGTCGCCCGGGCCACCGCGTGGCGATTCACCACCATCGACACCGAGGAGATCGCGTTCGCCGCCGAACCGCCGTTGCGTCCCAAAGAGGAGTCTCCGCAGCGCGAACCCTTCCAGGGCTGGGACGGCACCTACATCGCGAGCCTGGAATGGCGCATGCTCAACGACACCCAGAACTCCGAACAGGGCGAATGCTGGGTGCGGCCGCTGGTCGATCTGGTCGCGGGCGAGGAGATGACTCCCGCCGAGCGGCTCCTGTCGGTGGCCGACATCGCCAACGGGATGGGGAGCGGGCTGCCCATGGACAGGTGGCGATTCCTCAACACCGACCTGGTGGTGCACATGCATCGTCCACTGGTCGGCGAATGGGTCGGCGTACGGGCGGAGTCACTGTACGGCTCCGACGGCATCGGGCTGTCCCGGGCCACCCTTTTCGGCGAGGACGGCCCGGTCGGCGGAATCCAGCAGGCTCAGCTGATCCGCCGCACCGACGTCTGA
- the pyrF gene encoding orotidine-5'-phosphate decarboxylase — protein sequence MGADTGAATPDSATAGAGAVASGAVGFGEAGFGTRYLESVARRGRFCAGIDPHAGLLTDWGLAVDADGLSRFADICIEALGPVAAVIKPQVAFFEPFGAAGFAVLERVIAGCREQGALVLADAKRGDIGSTMAAYGTAWLDDSSPLCSDAVTISPYLGFESLRPAIDAARAGDRGVFVLARTSNPEGGRVQTALVPDGRIVAQSVVDAAAAENASGAGAVGLVVGATRSHGLDLGALNGPILSPGLGAQGATAADIPEVFAGADVRWVLPASSRGVLAAGPDVAALRAACASARDEVEAALTPLS from the coding sequence ATGGGCGCTGACACCGGGGCCGCGACACCGGATTCGGCCACCGCTGGCGCCGGAGCGGTGGCCTCCGGTGCGGTGGGCTTCGGTGAGGCGGGTTTCGGTACCCGCTATCTGGAGTCGGTGGCCCGGCGCGGACGATTCTGCGCCGGGATCGATCCGCATGCCGGCCTGCTCACCGATTGGGGACTGGCCGTCGATGCCGACGGTCTGTCCCGGTTCGCCGACATCTGCATCGAGGCGCTCGGGCCCGTAGCCGCGGTGATCAAGCCGCAGGTGGCGTTCTTCGAACCGTTCGGTGCGGCCGGATTCGCGGTACTCGAGCGGGTCATCGCCGGATGTCGCGAGCAGGGTGCGCTGGTCCTGGCCGACGCCAAACGCGGTGACATCGGCTCCACGATGGCCGCCTACGGTACCGCCTGGCTCGATGACTCGTCGCCGCTGTGTTCGGATGCGGTCACCATCTCGCCGTACCTCGGGTTCGAGTCGTTGCGTCCGGCGATCGACGCCGCGCGCGCCGGGGACAGGGGAGTGTTCGTCCTGGCCCGCACCTCCAATCCGGAGGGCGGCCGGGTGCAGACCGCGCTTGTGCCCGACGGCCGGATCGTCGCCCAGTCCGTCGTCGACGCCGCCGCCGCCGAGAACGCCTCCGGCGCCGGGGCGGTCGGGCTGGTGGTCGGGGCAACCCGGTCACACGGACTCGATCTGGGTGCGCTCAACGGGCCGATCCTGTCACCGGGTCTCGGTGCGCAGGGGGCCACCGCCGCCGACATCCCGGAGGTGTTCGCCGGGGCCGATGTGCGCTGGGTACTGCCGGCCAGTTCGCGTGGCGTGCTGGCGGCGGGGCCGGATGTGGCCGCTCTGCGCGCCGCGTGCGCATCGGCCCGTGACGAGGTCGAGGCGGCGCTGACACCGCTGTCGTGA
- the pyrR gene encoding bifunctional pyr operon transcriptional regulator/uracil phosphoribosyltransferase PyrR, with translation MTDVNDGSTHRVLLDAADVSRTIARVAHQVIEKTALDAPDAPHVVLIGIPTRGTALAKRLGAKISEFAGTDIPVGYLDITLYRDDLRDKPHRPLERTMVPAGGVDGAIVILVDDVLYSGRTVRAALDALRDLGRPAAVQLAVLVDRGHRELPLRADYVGKNIPTAREENVAVHLTEHDGVDEVVLGARTGSDAGA, from the coding sequence TTGACTGACGTAAACGATGGATCAACCCATCGGGTGCTGCTCGACGCGGCGGATGTGTCCCGGACCATCGCTCGTGTCGCCCATCAGGTGATCGAGAAGACGGCTCTCGATGCCCCGGACGCACCTCATGTAGTACTCATCGGCATCCCCACCCGCGGAACGGCTCTTGCGAAACGGCTGGGCGCCAAGATTTCCGAGTTCGCCGGTACCGACATCCCGGTCGGGTATCTCGACATCACCCTCTACCGCGACGATCTGCGCGACAAACCGCATCGCCCACTCGAGCGCACAATGGTGCCCGCCGGCGGTGTCGACGGCGCGATCGTGATCCTCGTCGACGACGTCCTGTACTCGGGGCGCACCGTCCGGGCGGCTCTCGACGCGCTGCGCGACCTCGGCCGACCGGCCGCGGTGCAGCTGGCGGTGCTCGTCGATCGCGGCCACCGCGAACTGCCGTTGCGTGCGGACTACGTCGGCAAGAACATCCCCACCGCACGCGAGGAGAACGTCGCGGTGCATCTCACCGAACACGACGGTGTCGACGAGGTGGTTCTCGGTGCCCGCACCGGTTCGGATGCGGGTGCGTGA
- the carB gene encoding carbamoyl-phosphate synthase large subunit, with amino-acid sequence MPRRSDISHVLVIGSGPIVIGQACEFDYSGTQACRVLKSEGLRVSLVNSNPATIMTDPEFADATYIEPITAEYVEKVIEAERDAGHPIDAVLATLGGQTALNTAVALHDRGSLEKYDIELIGADFDAIQRGEDRQMFKDIVEKVGGESARSRVCHTMDEVRVTVAELGFPVVVRPSFTMGGLGSGMAYDDADLERIAGGGLAASPTANVLIEESILGWKEYELELMRDNRDNVVVICSIENVDPVGVHTGDSVTVAPAMTLTDVEYQKMRDLSIAILREVGVDTGGCNIQFAQDPRDGRLVVIEMNPRVSRSSALASKATGFPIAKIAAKLAIGYSLDEIVNDITKETPACFEPTLDYVVVKAPRFAFEKFPGADDTLTTTMKSVGEAMSLGRSFTEALGKVMRSLETKAGGFWTEADRPDPSTVDLPALLESLATPKDGRLYGIMLAFDAGATVEQLYDATAIDPWFLAEIEAIGALGSRIRDAAALDADLLREAKSSGFSDRQIAALRDDLLDEAAVREFRIKSGVRPVYKTVDTCAAEFEAKTPYHYSTYELDPAATSEVAPQAERPKVLILGSGPNRIGQGIEFDYSCVHAALTLSEAGYETVMVNCNPETVSTDYDTADRLYFEPLTFEDVLEVYHAEAQSGTVAGVIVQLGGQTPLGLAHRLQAAGVPIVGTSPEAIDLAEDRGEFGKVLTGAGLPAPAFGTATSFGEARETAGRIGYPVLVRPSYVLGGRGMEIVYDENSLQDYISRATELTPDHPVLVDRFLEDAVEIDVDALCDGDEVFIGGVMEHIEEAGIHSGDSACALPPVTLGRADLQMVRASTEALAKGIGVKGLLNVQYALKDDILYVLEANPRASRTVPFVSKATAVPLAKACARVMLGTSIAQLREQGILPPTGDGGEAPVGVPIAVKEAVLPFNRFRREDGTGVDTLLSPEMKSTGEVMGIDSDFGRAFAKSQAAAYGSLPTSGAIFVSVANKDKRALIFPVKHLADLGFTILATEGTADVLRRNGITCITVRKHFEAGAGEPTIVDRIRAGEVAMVINTPFGNSGPRVDGYEIRSAAVSKSIPCITTVQGASAAVQGIEAAINGAMGVESIQSRHGAIVDGR; translated from the coding sequence ATGCCACGCCGTTCAGACATCTCCCACGTCCTGGTCATCGGGTCGGGCCCGATCGTCATCGGCCAGGCCTGTGAATTCGACTACTCCGGCACCCAGGCGTGCCGCGTCCTCAAATCCGAGGGCCTGCGTGTGTCGCTGGTCAACTCCAACCCGGCCACCATCATGACCGACCCGGAGTTCGCCGACGCCACCTACATCGAACCCATCACCGCCGAATACGTGGAGAAGGTGATCGAGGCCGAACGCGACGCCGGACATCCCATCGACGCGGTACTGGCCACCCTCGGCGGCCAGACCGCGCTCAACACCGCTGTGGCGCTGCATGATCGCGGTTCGCTGGAGAAGTACGACATCGAACTCATCGGAGCCGACTTCGATGCCATCCAGCGCGGCGAGGACCGGCAGATGTTCAAGGACATCGTGGAGAAGGTGGGCGGCGAGAGTGCCCGCTCCCGCGTCTGCCACACCATGGACGAGGTCCGCGTCACCGTCGCCGAACTCGGTTTCCCGGTGGTGGTGCGGCCGTCGTTCACGATGGGTGGCCTCGGTTCGGGCATGGCCTACGACGATGCCGATCTCGAACGCATCGCCGGCGGTGGCCTGGCCGCCTCGCCGACCGCAAACGTGCTCATCGAGGAGTCGATCCTCGGCTGGAAGGAGTACGAGCTCGAGCTGATGCGCGACAACCGCGACAACGTGGTGGTCATCTGCTCGATCGAGAACGTCGACCCGGTGGGTGTGCACACCGGTGACTCGGTAACGGTGGCCCCGGCGATGACGCTCACCGACGTCGAGTACCAGAAGATGCGTGACCTGTCGATCGCCATCCTGCGTGAGGTGGGTGTCGACACCGGCGGCTGCAACATCCAGTTCGCCCAGGATCCGCGGGACGGGCGCCTGGTGGTCATCGAGATGAACCCGCGTGTGTCGCGGTCCTCGGCGCTCGCGTCGAAGGCGACCGGATTCCCGATCGCCAAGATCGCCGCGAAGCTGGCGATCGGCTACAGCCTCGACGAGATCGTCAACGACATCACCAAGGAGACTCCCGCCTGTTTCGAGCCGACGCTCGACTACGTGGTGGTCAAGGCGCCGCGCTTCGCGTTCGAGAAGTTCCCGGGTGCCGACGACACCCTCACCACCACCATGAAGTCGGTGGGCGAGGCGATGAGCCTGGGCCGCAGCTTCACCGAGGCCCTGGGCAAGGTGATGCGTTCGTTGGAGACCAAGGCCGGTGGGTTCTGGACCGAGGCGGACCGTCCGGATCCGTCGACGGTCGACCTGCCCGCGCTGCTGGAGTCGCTCGCCACCCCCAAGGACGGGCGGCTGTATGGCATCATGCTGGCCTTCGACGCCGGCGCCACCGTTGAGCAGCTCTACGACGCCACCGCCATCGACCCGTGGTTCCTCGCCGAGATCGAGGCGATCGGCGCACTCGGGTCACGCATCCGTGACGCCGCCGCGCTCGATGCCGATCTACTCCGCGAGGCCAAGTCGTCGGGCTTCTCCGACCGCCAGATCGCCGCGCTGCGCGATGATCTCCTCGACGAGGCGGCGGTGCGCGAGTTCCGCATCAAGTCGGGTGTGCGGCCGGTGTACAAGACGGTGGACACCTGCGCCGCCGAGTTCGAGGCCAAGACGCCGTACCACTATTCGACGTACGAGCTCGATCCGGCGGCCACCAGTGAGGTGGCCCCGCAGGCCGAACGCCCCAAGGTGCTGATCCTGGGTTCGGGTCCCAACCGCATCGGTCAGGGCATCGAGTTCGATTACTCGTGTGTGCATGCGGCGCTGACGCTGTCGGAGGCCGGGTACGAGACGGTGATGGTCAACTGCAACCCGGAAACCGTCTCCACCGACTACGACACCGCCGACCGTCTCTACTTCGAGCCGCTCACCTTCGAGGATGTACTGGAGGTGTACCACGCCGAGGCGCAGTCGGGCACCGTCGCAGGGGTGATCGTGCAACTCGGCGGGCAGACCCCGCTCGGGCTTGCGCACCGGCTGCAGGCGGCGGGCGTGCCGATCGTCGGCACCTCGCCCGAGGCGATCGACCTGGCCGAGGATCGCGGCGAGTTCGGCAAGGTGCTCACCGGCGCGGGCCTGCCCGCGCCCGCCTTCGGAACCGCCACCAGCTTCGGCGAGGCCCGCGAGACGGCCGGGCGGATCGGGTATCCGGTGCTGGTGCGGCCCTCGTACGTGCTCGGCGGGCGGGGTATGGAGATCGTGTACGACGAGAATTCGTTGCAGGACTACATCTCTCGTGCCACCGAACTGACCCCCGACCATCCGGTGCTGGTGGACCGCTTCCTTGAGGACGCGGTGGAGATCGACGTCGACGCCCTGTGCGACGGCGACGAGGTGTTCATCGGCGGGGTGATGGAGCACATCGAGGAGGCCGGTATCCACTCCGGTGACTCGGCGTGCGCCCTGCCGCCGGTCACCCTCGGCCGCGCCGACCTGCAGATGGTGCGCGCCTCGACCGAGGCGCTGGCCAAGGGGATCGGGGTCAAGGGTCTGCTGAACGTGCAGTACGCGCTCAAGGACGACATCCTGTACGTCCTGGAGGCCAACCCGCGGGCGAGCCGCACCGTTCCGTTCGTGTCGAAGGCGACGGCGGTACCGCTGGCGAAGGCGTGTGCGCGGGTGATGCTCGGCACGAGCATCGCGCAGCTGCGTGAGCAGGGGATTCTGCCGCCCACCGGTGACGGCGGTGAGGCACCGGTCGGTGTGCCGATCGCGGTCAAGGAGGCGGTGCTCCCGTTCAACCGGTTCCGTCGCGAGGACGGCACCGGGGTGGACACGCTGCTGAGCCCGGAGATGAAGTCGACCGGCGAGGTCATGGGTATCGACTCGGACTTCGGCAGGGCGTTCGCCAAGTCGCAGGCCGCCGCGTACGGCTCGTTGCCCACCTCGGGTGCGATCTTCGTGTCGGTGGCCAACAAGGACAAGCGGGCGCTGATCTTCCCGGTCAAGCATCTGGCCGACCTCGGATTCACCATCCTGGCCACCGAAGGGACGGCGGATGTGTTGCGCCGCAACGGGATCACCTGCATCACGGTGCGCAAACACTTCGAGGCCGGTGCCGGTGAGCCGACCATCGTCGATCGAATCCGGGCCGGTGAGGTGGCGATGGTGATCAACACCCCGTTCGGCAACTCCGGACCGCGGGTGGACGGCTACGAGATCCGCAGTGCCGCGGTGTCCAAGAGCATCCCGTGTATCACCACGGTGCAGGGTGCCAGTGCGGCCGTGCAGGGCATCGAGGCGGCGATCAACGGCGCGATGGGCGTCGAATCCATCCAGAGCAGGCACGGGGCGATCGTCGATGGGCGCTGA
- the nusB gene encoding transcription antitermination factor NusB, with protein sequence MKHPGTRHKARKRAVDLLFEAEAKGVKATDLMAERRELVITDESVGQIHPYTARVVEGVTADQAQVDAVLTSHLKEWTLPRLPAVDRAVMRLATWELFNATDVDPVVIVDEAVQLAKELSTDDSPAFVNGVLATIADLAPQVRAAAAAEPRNDA encoded by the coding sequence GTGAAACACCCGGGTACCCGTCACAAGGCGCGTAAACGCGCCGTCGACCTGCTGTTCGAGGCCGAGGCCAAAGGGGTCAAGGCCACCGACCTGATGGCCGAACGCCGCGAACTGGTGATCACCGACGAGAGCGTCGGACAGATCCACCCGTACACCGCGCGCGTCGTCGAAGGGGTCACCGCCGATCAGGCGCAGGTCGACGCGGTGCTGACCTCGCACCTCAAGGAGTGGACGCTGCCGCGTCTGCCCGCCGTCGACCGGGCCGTCATGCGGCTGGCCACCTGGGAGTTGTTCAACGCCACCGACGTCGATCCGGTGGTGATCGTCGACGAGGCCGTCCAGCTGGCCAAGGAACTGTCCACCGACGATTCGCCCGCCTTCGTCAACGGCGTCCTCGCCACAATCGCCGATCTCGCACCCCAGGTGCGCGCCGCCGCCGCGGCAGAACCCCGCAACGACGCCTGA
- a CDS encoding dihydroorotase, with protein sequence MSAPGSLLITDVRPYGEGDPVDILIVDGVIAEIGPDLTAPAEAERIAGGDAVLLPGFVDLHTHLREPGREDTETIASGSAAAALGGYTAVFAMANTDPVADNSTVTDNVYRTGREVGLVDVHPVGAVTVGLGGKQLAEMGMMAAGAAKVKMFSDDGKCVDDPLLMRRALEYAKGLDVLIAQHAEEPRLTVGAVAHEGPTASRLGLAGWPRAAEESIVVRDALLARDAGTRVHICHASTEGTVELVKWAKAQGISITAEVTPHHLLLTDARLESYDPVNKVNPPLREERDTAALRRGLADGTIDCVATDHAPHAAQEKCCEFSVARPGMLGLETALSIVVETMVTPGLLDWRGVAKVMSERPAQIVGLTDQGRPIAVGEPANLTLVDAAASWTVRAADLASLSGNTPYADMTLPATIRATVLRGAVTAHEGAVRR encoded by the coding sequence GTGAGCGCGCCCGGATCGTTGCTGATCACCGATGTCCGACCGTACGGCGAGGGTGACCCGGTCGACATTCTGATCGTCGACGGCGTGATCGCCGAGATCGGGCCCGATCTGACCGCGCCGGCCGAGGCGGAGCGGATCGCCGGCGGCGACGCGGTGCTGTTGCCCGGTTTCGTCGACTTGCACACCCATCTGCGGGAACCGGGCCGGGAGGACACCGAGACCATCGCCTCCGGTTCGGCCGCCGCCGCCCTCGGCGGGTACACCGCGGTGTTCGCGATGGCCAACACCGACCCGGTCGCCGACAATTCGACGGTTACCGACAATGTGTACCGCACCGGCCGCGAGGTCGGACTCGTCGATGTGCACCCGGTGGGTGCGGTCACCGTCGGACTGGGCGGTAAACAACTCGCCGAGATGGGCATGATGGCGGCGGGTGCGGCCAAGGTGAAAATGTTCAGCGACGACGGCAAATGCGTCGACGACCCGCTGCTGATGCGGCGGGCTCTGGAATACGCCAAAGGCCTCGACGTCCTGATCGCCCAGCACGCGGAGGAGCCGCGGCTCACCGTCGGCGCCGTGGCGCACGAGGGGCCGACGGCCTCGCGGCTGGGTCTGGCCGGTTGGCCGCGTGCCGCCGAGGAGTCGATCGTGGTCCGTGACGCGCTGCTGGCCCGCGACGCCGGTACCCGCGTTCACATCTGTCACGCCTCCACCGAGGGAACCGTCGAGTTGGTGAAATGGGCCAAGGCGCAGGGCATCTCGATCACCGCCGAGGTGACTCCGCATCATCTGCTGCTCACCGACGCGCGCCTGGAGTCCTACGATCCGGTCAACAAGGTGAACCCGCCGCTGCGGGAGGAACGCGACACCGCGGCGCTGCGCCGCGGACTGGCCGACGGCACCATCGACTGTGTCGCCACCGACCACGCCCCACACGCGGCACAGGAGAAGTGCTGCGAGTTCTCCGTCGCCCGGCCGGGCATGCTGGGCCTGGAGACGGCGCTATCGATCGTCGTGGAGACGATGGTCACCCCGGGCCTGCTCGACTGGCGTGGGGTGGCGAAGGTGATGAGCGAGCGGCCCGCGCAGATCGTCGGGCTCACCGATCAGGGCCGCCCGATCGCGGTGGGCGAGCCCGCCAACCTGACCCTCGTCGACGCGGCGGCGTCGTGGACGGTCAGGGCTGCCGACCTGGCCAGCCTGTCGGGCAACACCCCGTACGCCGACATGACGTTGCCCGCGACGATCCGGGCAACAGTTCTGCGAGGAGCCGTCACCGCACACGAGGGAGCGGTGCGCCGATGA
- a CDS encoding aspartate carbamoyltransferase catalytic subunit, whose product MRHLLSTQDLTREQATAILDEAERFEQALTGREVKKLPTLRGRTVMTVFYENSTRTRVSFEVAGKWMSADVINVSASSSSAGKGESLRDTAKTLYAAGADALIVRHPASGAARQIADWTTAADGGGPSIINAGDGMHEHPTQALLDALTLRQRLGTLDGRRVAIVGDVLHSRVARSNAFLLSTLGAEVVLVAPPTLLPTGVEQWPVTVSTDLDAELAAVDAVMMLRVQAERMNGGFFPSSREYSVRYGLNDRRLALMADDAVVLHPGPMLRGMEIGYSVADSPRATVLEQVRNGVHVRMAVLFGLLVGTDPETTTGEYHQ is encoded by the coding sequence ATGCGTCATCTGCTCAGCACACAGGATCTGACCCGCGAGCAGGCCACCGCCATCCTCGACGAGGCCGAACGGTTCGAGCAGGCACTCACCGGGCGTGAGGTCAAGAAGCTGCCCACGCTGCGCGGGCGCACCGTGATGACGGTGTTCTACGAGAACTCCACCCGCACCCGCGTCTCGTTCGAGGTGGCCGGCAAGTGGATGAGCGCCGATGTCATCAACGTCAGCGCGTCGAGTTCGTCGGCGGGCAAGGGCGAGTCGCTGCGCGACACCGCGAAGACCCTGTACGCGGCGGGCGCCGACGCGCTGATCGTGCGGCACCCGGCCTCGGGTGCGGCGCGGCAGATCGCCGACTGGACCACCGCCGCGGACGGCGGCGGACCGTCGATCATCAACGCGGGCGACGGTATGCACGAACATCCGACGCAGGCCCTGCTCGATGCGCTCACGCTGCGTCAGCGGCTGGGAACCCTCGACGGCAGGCGGGTCGCGATCGTCGGCGACGTCCTGCATTCGCGGGTCGCCCGTTCCAACGCGTTCCTGCTGTCCACTCTCGGCGCCGAGGTGGTGCTCGTCGCACCGCCCACCCTGCTGCCGACCGGGGTCGAGCAGTGGCCGGTGACGGTGTCCACCGACCTCGACGCCGAACTGGCCGCCGTCGACGCGGTGATGATGCTGCGGGTACAGGCCGAACGCATGAACGGCGGCTTCTTCCCGAGTTCCCGCGAGTACTCGGTCCGCTACGGACTCAATGACCGTCGGCTGGCGTTGATGGCCGACGACGCGGTGGTGCTGCACCCCGGTCCGATGCTGCGCGGCATGGAGATCGGTTACTCGGTGGCCGACTCGCCGCGCGCGACGGTGCTCGAACAGGTCCGCAACGGCGTGCATGTCCGGATGGCGGTGCTGTTCGGGTTGCTCGTCGGCACAGATCCCGAAACCACGACAGGGGAGTACCACCAGTGA